DNA sequence from the Penicillium psychrofluorescens genome assembly, chromosome: 3 genome:
TCATCGCGCAGCACATGTCCCTGCCGCAGGACCATGCCGACGTCGACCTGCTGTACGAGAAACTGTACACGGACTtcatcgaggccattgatgCCAACGACAACGGCGTGTCCGTGTATGACCCCAcgtcggtggcggcggtcCGTCTCGAGAAGCGGTTCAAGGATGGCGGCGTCACCCTGGCCTCGATCGTGAATGACTTGAACAACCCCGACCCGACCAGCCCACCGGGCGAGCCCCAGGATGAGGACAGCCTGTTCGGCCGGGCCAGCACGCTGATCGGCAATGTCTTTGTGCGGAAGCTGCACCATGCGAGCACGTCGTGGCTCCCGGCTCGCACGACGGTTGGGTCCGCGTATAGCTCGCGACGCGAAGTCCATTCATCTGGGCGCATTATTGTCTTGCCGCAGGGTGGTGTTCCCTGGAAAGAGCACCTGTACAACTTCGAACAGGAGTCGTcagcggaggaagaggtcGATCCGGCGGCCGAGGTGTTTTATGTTCTGTACCCGGAGAACGCGACAGAGGGAGCCAAGTGGCGCGTGCAGTGTGTCTCCGTCTCGGAGAGCAGTTTTGTCTCACGGAAGCCCCTCCCAGAGGCCTGGCGAGGCGTGCgtgacgaggatctggatggtGTGATGGCTgcggaggccgagaaggcggGCCAGGCTAAGATTCCGTCGGGGGCCGTTTTTGTTCACGCCAGTGGGTTCATTGGTGGGCATCAGACCAGAGAGGGCGCGATGGCCATGGCTGTCCGCAGTCTTGAGCAGTAAAGTGTTAGAATGCACACGATACGCAGTACTCAAAGAAAAGTTATGGGAATTTGGGGGTTATGAATTTTTTTTGAATTACATGATGATATCAAAGATCAAAGCACATCTAGGTACTTCATCCGGATTTCCATGGCAGTGTAACCGGATTCCTGCATTGAAAATCACTGTAGTGAAATTCCTCGTCCGTACTCCATGGACGAATGGATTGGCCCGAAGCTGGTTGCGCAGACGTCGTGCTGCGAACTGACCTTTGACGGGCGTCCAAAGGCAGGCGCAGGATATTCTTTCTGCAGATGTGGACTGGTCGGGTGTCCTCGGGAGCGTATTGGCCATAGTCTCGTATGTTCTCATCCAGTGGCATTTTCAGCATGAGTCGGAAATTCCGAGGGCTTCGTCTTTGGCGTCGCAACCCATAGACCAATATAAATCCGCGCGAGTCGAGCTGAAAAGGCTGGTGGTTGCTCTCGCATACTTAATTCAGCGGCGAACGTTCAACGAACTGATATCTTCAATACTGCCGGACCCATCACCCGAGGCCGACATATCCTTCGCGTCGACACGAGCGCCCAACATCTCCTCACGCTCACCCATCGCGCGCTGGATAAGCTTCGCCTTCATGGCAGCGCCCTTCAAGCGTTCGTCCACATCGTTGACCGCTTCCTCCGTGTTCGACATATCCAACGAAGCCGGgtcgaccagctccagaAGCGTTTGGAGGTTTCGGGTCAAGCGCGCGCTGTGCGCTGGAAGGGTGGGCATTTCTCCGCAGACGGAGGGATCCAGGATGTCCGATTCGCTGGTCGATTCATTGTGAGAAACTTCAGTCAGTCTCTGAGCCCAGACAAGGGCCTTGCCGTAAAGTCGGCCCATCTCGACGAATTTCTCGAAGCCCTTCTCGACGGCGAATACGCTGCCCTCGGTGTATCCAGCCTCTGTGCCATCCGCAGCGCCCAGATCATAGCCCTCTTGATAGAActgctcctcgagctctAGGAGGCTGTCGAGAAGGGActccatggtggtgggttgtggATGTTGGAAAACAGACGGGGCGGGTAGCTCTCGTGAGTCGAGAGTCCCGGcccactttctttctttgatTTTCCTTAACTAAGCCCCTCCATGGGTTAatttcttcctcttccaacaacatcaccaccaccacccaccaccatggccgcaACAGACCCCATCCTGCCCAAGGACGGCGAGCGGAATATCCTGATCACTTCCGCCTTACCCTATGTCAATAATGTGCCGCATCTGGGCAATGTCATCGGCTCGGTGCTGAGTGCGGATGTGTTTTCGCGGTATGACTCAAACCCTATCTACCCTCCAAAGCATCATTGCTAATTTCGCTCGTTAGCTACCACAAGGCCTGCGGTCGACGAACCCTGTATATCTGTGGTACGGACGAATACGGCACTGCGACAGAAACCAAGGCGCTAGAGGAAAAGGTGTCGCCGGAGGAGCTCTGCGCCAAGTACAATGCCATTCACCAGGAAGTGTACAAGTTCTTCGACATTGGCTTCGACTATTTTGGCCGCACTCCGACACAACAGCACACCGAGATCACGCAGAGCATCTTCATGCGCCTATACGAAAACGGGTGTCTAGCCGAGCAGACCTCCGAACAACCCTTCTGCGAACAGCACGGCTCGTTCCTAGCAGACCGCTACGTCGAAGGAGAATGCCCGCGGTGTCACTACGACGACGCACGTGGTGATCAATGCGACAAATGTGGCAATCTCATAGATCCCTTTGACCTGATCAAGCCCCGCTGCAAGCTCGACGGGGCAGCTCCGGTTCGCCGTGAGACGAAACATGTCTACCTCCTGCTTGATAAGCTGCAGCCGGAGATTGAGAAGTGGGTGCACTCTGCTATCGAAAAGGGTGCTTGGCCGAAGAACTCGCGCGTCATCACCGAGTCCTGGCTCAAGGAGGGGTTGAAGCCCCGTGGGATCACAAGGGATCTGAAGTGGGGCGTGCCTGTTCCGCTGAAGGGCTATGAAACTGGCAAGACGTGAGTCGGTTTTTGATTTTCTATCTAATTCTGGACTCCCGGCTGACACCTATTAGGATCTATGTCTGGTTCGAGGCTTGTATTGGCTATCCGTCCATCACAGCCAACTACACAAAGGATTGGGAGCAGTGGTGGCGTAACCCAGAGAACGTGCAACTGTACCAGTTCCTAGGCAAGGATAACGTGCCATTTCACTCCGTCATCTTCCCCGCTAGTCAGCTCGGAACCAAGGACAAGTGGACCATGCTGCATCATCTGAGCGCCACGGAATATCTGAACTATGAAGGCGGGAAATTCAGCAAGTCCCGCGGTGTTGGTGTATTTGGTACTACTGCGGAGCAGACCGGTGTGCCCCCGGACGTGTGGAGGTACTATTTGCTGAAGAACCGGCCCGAGACTGGCGATACGCAATTTGAGTGGCGTTCATTTGTGGAAGCCAACAACAGCGAGCTGTTGGCCAAGTACGGCAACCTGGTAAACCGGGTGGTGAAGATTGTGGCTGCCAAGTACGATTCGGTCATCCCCGAATTTACAGTTCCGAACACGGAGGTCTTCAATGATTTCCTCAGGGAAGTGACGGACTTGACCCGCCAGTATattgatgagatggaaagCGTGCACCTGCGCGCCGGTGTGCAAACGGCTATGAGGATTGCCGAAGCCGGCAATGGTAAGCCGTTTTCCCGAACTACTAGTGCCTCGTCCGAGTCATTGACATCTTGCTAGGTCTGATCCAAGCCAATCGACTCGACAACGCTTTGATTGCCAACGAGCCTGAGCTGGCCGCAGCTGTGGTGGGCACCATCCTAAACCTGATCTATTTGTTGTCTAGCGTGTTTGCGCCGTACATGCCTGCATCATCCAAGTCGATTTTGCAGCAACTAGATGCACCATTCCAACTAATCCCTAGTCCGGAGAGCATCAAGGACGGATGGAAGCCAACGGCGCTCAAGCCCGGTCACAAGATCGGCAAGGCGCAATACCTGTTCTCGCGGATCGATCCGAAGAAGGCGGATGAGTGGCGCGACATGTTTGGTGGCTCTCAGGCCGATCGtaagaagaaggaagaggaagccgCTAAACTAGCAGCTAAGAAAGCAGCTAGtaaggcgaagaagaaggagaagaaggacaagggTCAGGGCCCGGCTCCTCCTTCGGGTGGCGTCGAGGCATCCGCAAAGGGCGGTGCCAGTGCTGAGCGTCCTACTGTCGCGACGGAGAACAACGACGACGAAgcggtcgagaagatcgccgaTGGTGTGTCTCAGGTGACGCTGCCGACGTCGTAGTCGCGGTAGATTTCATCGGGTGTGGGATTCTGGCGCATGATTTGAGTGAATTATGGTTGGGTATCTTTTGGGCATGGCATAGGGGAGAAATAGCTAAAGGATGAAGTGTTGTTTCCAATGATATCTAGTCATTAAATCTCCGGATGCCCCCGATATAGTTCGGCTGGAAGTTAGCGTACTTTTGGATTCAAACTAGGTTTCTTTGTACCATCGGCGCGGAAGTAGAGCCCACTGCCCCGATTGGTACGGGGCTTCGGCGGGCGGGACACCGGGGGACACGGCATCCCATCTGTTTGGAAACGGGCTGATTGACATCATGCGCAGGATTCAAGAACTATACCGAGGTCGTTATAGACATTCGCGGTTAGCCAAAGTGGACAGGTAGGATGAGAGGGGCTCACGAATACCAATCACAGCTGGTGGAGAAATCTCCTGGCCCCAAGGTTTAGCCGGGGGCGGCCCAGTAGTGAAGGCTTTGGGGAGATGTCGGGTTGCTGTGCTGCACGGGCTAAACCCGCCGTTCCGGGAGCGGTTAGGCGGGAAATAATcgagggagggggggagtCGGTGAGCACTTCACGATGCAAAACTTGGATTGGAGATCAGGTTGGAGGTGCTCGTGACCGACTCCCTAGCAAACAATGTAGATTAACGATGATTGTGATGATGACCATAGAAGAGGTGGAATTAGAGATATATAAAAGGGGGCCACGATCCAGGGAATGGATGTAGTTCTCTGGTTCCTTCTGCACAGAGCCAGAAACAGAAGTACCTTATTCTGCCTTCATCTTGATTCTATCTACCATCTACTACATACCCAGGATGGACCAATCCAAGAAGGACACCAACCAGGGCCTCAACCCCGAACCGAAAAACCTCGAGGACATCCAAGCCTACCAGAAGAAGTGGGACGAGCTCATAAAAGACACAGATAGGCAGATTAAGCAGATCCGAGGTATGTATAGAACTATCTATCTATCATATGCAGTGTGGCGCACTGACAGGTGAGTGAATGACTGTATagaagaagaacgccagGCGGCcctgcagcaggcgcagcagcagcagcagcaacagaagGGGTCTCGATAGCGGACTTCATTTACACGACGAATGAACTAGAGTTGGAgtttttttgggggggaTTTTATGGATTATTGTTTCAATGCATCGTTACAGGAGACCAGGGAATCGGAACcgagagagaagaagtaGTTTTGGAATACACTAGGAATTGACAGGGATTATTATCGATCGTCCACTTGTTCGTATCGGAGGGGCCTAAACGAGTATCGCCAAAAAGGGGCAACGGGGGAACACACTTTTGCTGTTTgacaccaccatcccacTAGTAACTAGTCAACTACTCCTCATATTAACGAGCAAGTGGAGTCTGTATCCCTTGCTGTTACTAGAGCATGTCATCATGAAAGTCGGTCAACAACACCCGTTAGTCCAATCAGAgccactccctccctccctttctGACATTGAATCGACACTAACAAACTCACAGCCAGTATGACGATGAGGGGACCCTCCCACTCCGGGCCACCGTCCAGAATGCCACCGTCCTGCTGAGCGGGGCGCTTCTCGCGGCCCTCGCGGCGTTCGTTATATGGCAGGTGTCCCAGCTGCGCCTCCGAGGCCCGGTCTTACCCCGTCCGCTGGACACTGCCCTGCGCTGGGTGACCGCCATTCTCACCTGGTGCAGCCGACAATGGTTTATCGGCTCGCTGGTCACCTCGCTGGTCATGCAGATGGTCATCCTGCCGTGCTTTGAGCAGTGGAGGGCGGGGGATAACAATCCGAATGCACCTGGGTCCCGTGCCCCGATATTGACATGGAATCATAATAACGAGGGTCCGGCTAAGTGGACGGTTGCGGTCGATGACCCCGAGGCCCTGTTTCTGACTCTGGCGGCGATGCTGGGACCCGATAGAGTGCCGATGAGTAAACTCGAGTCGATCATGGCTGAACATGCGGAAACAACCACGACCACAACGGGGTGAGGGAAGAATGAGCCGGGATTAATTTGGCCCTAGACAGATATATTAGGAGGATATACTATTGAACAACAATGTGTTTGTCTTTCCGGTGCTTATCTAGCAGTGTCGGTATAGTTGAGTCTGTTATGCTTTTTCAAGCTTCtcctgcctcaggcatcaacaGAGCTTCCCATCCCCCCACGTCGCACTGACTCACTTGGCCGGATCAACAATCCCTCCCCCACTATCATCATGTCCGCCGAACCAGAAAACCCGTCCCCCGCTGAATTGGCCGCCCGTGAGCGCGATGAGCAAGACCGCAAAGCCCGCGAAGCCGCCGAGCAGGCCCAGCTGCCCTACAAATGGACGCAGACCATCCGCGACGTGGACCTGACCGCTCCGATCCCCGCCAACATCAAGGGCCGCGATATGGAGGTGGTGttgaccaagaccaagatccgCGTGGCGATCAAGGGGCAAGAAGCGATCATCGAGGTGCGTCCTGGCCATTATTAACTCTATACGCACCGGTGGAAGGGAAATGCTGAATCTACATGGTGATTAGGGCGACTTCCCCCACCCGGTCGTCGGTGACGAATCCTCCTGGACGCTGGAGACCACCCCGACCCCGCCGGGCAAGGAAGTCAATATCCATCTAGACAAGGTGAACAAGATGGAATGGTGGCCCCACGTCGTGACGACCGCCCCGAAGATCGATGTCAGCAAGATCACGCCGGAGAACTCGAGCCTGGGCGATTTGGACGGCGAGACCAGGGCGAtggtcgagaagatgatgtaTGATCAGCGGCAGAAGGAGACGGGCGGGATGACGAGTgatgagcagaagaagatggatcTCCTCAAGAAGTTTCAGGCCGATCATCCAGGTAGGCActcttttttgttttttggcAGAATATGGGGTGGTTTACTAACTAACTGTGTACAGAGATGGATTTTTCGAATGCCAAGATGGGTTAGGACAGATACCAAAACAGAGTGTATGAAGTATGAATCATGAATTGTCTTGTCCATAAAGATCTAGAATGAGCCTAATTGCACGTCCCCCTATGGTGACTGATGCAGGGCTGAATTCGACACTGTCTCAATACCGTCTACTGAGCCACAGGCTGACCGGGTCACTACCCGCGGGAATTAATTTCAATATTCCGTCCTGAACTCTGCTTCACGCCCATTAGGTACCGTAAAAttcgaagagaaagaaggcaGCTTCATGTATGTTCTACAGTCCCATCGAGTACATAGAAGTTGCATGGTCATCGCGTCATATGCGTGAAAGAGTCACAAACAAAAGGAAGATATGGGAATGCTAGGTCGAAGATATTCCAGGATAGACACCGACCCGAGGATCATTATTCGTTGGGGAGAGGGTGGCTGAAGGCggcaaaaaaagagaagtgaaaggaaggaaggatgTTCTAACGACTCTCCCAGGAAGTTCGTCGATGGCGCCGAAGGGACTGGTCGTCCGCCTCAGAACGAGCAAGACGACCGTGATGCACACCAGCTACCCGAGCCAACGGCGGCGGGTTGATAGCCACCGCCATCGCAGACGACACGGACACGGAGCGTGAGCGAGAGAATGCCGCCGAATGACGCGGGGAGTACGGCGGCGGGGGCGTTTCCCTGGTTGCCGTCGACGTGTTCCCGTAGCTGCTCGGAAAAGAGATGGCGGAAGAGCCGTCCGAGGTAACTTCTTCGTCGTAGAGATTCCGGCTCTTTTCATCGGTGGAATATTCGGACGAAGAGACCGGCGGGTCACGCATGTGAGCCTCGAGGGTTTTCTCGTGAGAACTCATGGGCCGCGCCGTGTACTGCGGCAGCGGGACCACATTGGTGTATCCGGAGTCTGCCGCGTGGGGCCCGTGCTCGGTGCCAATCTCGTGGTCGACAGCGCGGCGGACAAAGTCGCCATCAGcggagaggatgaagcgGCCGGTTGGCACTCCGCTGTGGGTGTGGGTTGAGCCCTGGGAGACTTGCATCTCTCGgcgtgaagaagaagagggtgaggCTTTGTGGTTGCAGACGAAGCAACCGCAAAGGTTGGAGAAGAACGACATGATTGAGTGATATAGAGAAAAAGATTAAAAACGAATTTGAGAATGTGTTGTGCCGTGTAACTATTCCGAAAAGAAGGCTAGAAGCGATTGACTTGTTGCATGTCGCAGCAATCGATGATTGTAGATCTAAATATGGGAAGGATCCCCCTCTCCCACTTGAGGTCAGTCGATAAACCCAGGACTGGGCAGACGACGGTCAAGGATGGACACAGGGCAGTTCAAAAAGGCATGCCGagtggaggtggaggaggaagagagtcAGAAAGGCCAGCGATGAGGCTTAGTGAGGCACCCGCAGGCATCCAGATTCTAGACCGGAGTGATTGGCCAGGCTGACGGGAAGATAAGCGGGGAGATGATTGGTGCCTCAGGTGTGCAATGCTTGGTCGTTCCCAGGTGTGAACTCCTCGATGGaccggagagagagaaaagaagtAAATGTACACCGAAAGGGCTGCAGCCGGCAACTTCTGGTGTGTCCCTGGCATATTGCACTGCAGCTACACCCTTTCCTCTCTCAGGGTGCAGCCTCACTGATCACATGATACGCTGACATAACCAGGAACCGTCCGTTGATCTCGTGAATTTTATTTTTCTAGCTTACCTTTGAGAAGGTATGTGATATCTCTTTCACGaaccacctcctccaccaccatgacaaTGGATCCCACCGTTCGCGAGGTTGTCGAAAATGCGCAGCCTCGACATCTCCCCCCACACCGCTCGCACGACCCCTCCAACAACCTCAAGCGCAGCGACCCGTTCATGTTCGGCTCGCGCTACCTCGAAGAAGGTGACAACGTCTTCGAGTTCAACGCGTGGGACCACGTCGAGCCCGACGACGAATTCAAAGCTTACGCCGAGACCCAATTTGCCAAGCAGCGTGAAACACCGGTGTCGGAGTTCGACATGAAACGATTCAACGGCGACCCGGCGAAATGGTGGGATTTGTTTTACAAAAACAACACGGCCAATTTCTTCAAGGACCGTAAGTGGCTGCGTCAGGAGTTTCCCGTGCTGGCGGATGTGACGCAGACGGATGCTGGCCGTCAGGTTGTTCTGGAGGTGGGCGCGGGGGCGGGCAATACTGCGTTCCCATTGCTGGCCAATAACCAGAATGACCAACTCATGGTGCATGCGTGCGACTTTTCCAAGTATGCTGTCAAGGTCATGCGCGAGAGCGAGCAGTACGACCCGACCCACATGGTCGCCGATGTCTGGGACGTGGCCGGCGAGCCCTCCGAGGAGAATGGTGACTCGCTTCCACCGGGTCTGACCGAGGAATCCGTCGACGTGGTGATTCTGATCTTCATTTTCTCTGCCCTAAACCCGGACCAATGGAACAAAGCCATGCGGAACATCTACCGCGTCCTGAAACCAGGCGGCCAGATTCTTTTCCGTGACTACGGCCGCGGAGACCTTGCGCAGGTGCGGTTTAAGAAGAATCGCTATATGGGCGAGAACTTCTACGCTCGCGGTGATGGCACGCGTGTGTACTTCTTTGATCAGGATCAGCTCGTTAATATGTGGAGCCAGTGGACTCCTGAGAAGGGTCTAcccgatgatgatgagccAAGAACAGGAGATGGAGTGTTTGACGTCTTGCATATGGGCGCTGATCGACGACTAATTGTCAATCGGCAGAGCAAGCTGAAGATGTATCGCTGCTGGATGCAGGGGCATTTCCGGAaacatggtggtgatgttgcTGCTGTGAGTACAACTGAGAAGAGCGagtgaaagaagaagccctCGATATGGGACAATGGCCTGGACAAGTCAAGTTTGTTTCCTCTATTGTCGGCATCTCCGGAGACAAGTCGACTCGCAACAATTCTTTCCGCCCAGCCGAGTTCCATGGTGTCCCACGCCCCCTCTCTTCGTCCGAGAAATGGAAAATCCGCTCTCGCGACTGTGAACCCGAGTCTGTTAGTTGAGGATTCCTACGGACCACTGCTTCCTAGCAAGAGGAACTCACTTCATTGACCGACGAATCGGAGTCCAGCTAAAAGGTTAGCATCGCCTTTTTTGGTTGAACCAACCGCCCTAGACAACCCGTGTTGCGACAGTGGGAGGCCCTCGGACATGATGGGCTACATCATGACCTACCTACATATTGCATCCATGTGAATCACACATGGCTTTACGATGATGACTGTACTTCAAGGTACAACCGATGTAATAAGAGATAGAGCATATATCTGCAAATCCAAAAACTCTGACGTTTCTACAAGTCTATGGAAAAGCAGCGTTAGACATCAATGCACCGGTGGACCCATAAAGACATCTGCATGTTGGAGCATAATCATAATAATCGAGGGTTGAAAATGTCATGTCGACcccgaaaaagaaaaacgcAACCAGTGCAAACAAAGTAGGTAAcaagaaaaaacaaaagatttgtgcaaaaaaaaatactTTGCCATCTGAGACAGGGACCATGACTTTCCAGGATGCACTATcctggaaagaagaatgaTGATAAAAGGATGAACATGAAATATCCAAATAATCCAGAGAACGCCGTTCATGCAGATAATGATCACCAATTATGATGTCTATGATGATGTCGTGGAGAACACAAAAGGTCCTGACCGAGCCCGAAAACCATCCCAGGTCTAATAGGTATGTTGAatgagagaagaagaaaagatcatGCCGTCAGATTGGGGCATTCGCCTTCGGCACGCTGGAAAGCGCCCGCGAACAAATCCTGCATAGCACAGTAGTGGAACAGAATCCCGCCGAGCACGGCCATATGCCAGATATTGTGACTGCCGCCAAAGTAGTCGAACAGACCGGGCTTCCATCGCTCGGGTATCTTAGAAGCATAAACGCAGGCGCCGACAAAGTAGACGAGGAGGCTCTTTACCACCGGAGCATAGAAGTACATGCACCATTCAAGGCCGCGGGTGCTGCAGAGTTGTGCGAATGGCGCGAAGCCGGTCAGGGCGAGAGTCACGTAGAAGACCACACGGGCCCATGCCATGTCGTGGCGATTGAAGGTCGGGTGCCATGGCAGGATAATACCACCGACGCCCAAGGACATGGTGAGCACGATGTAGGTCCAGCGCGAGTAGGGTTCACAGTAGAATGCGGTGTACTCGATGGTGACGATGGACGCGGCAACCAGCAAAGAAATGCCGGTGTAGTCCACGCAGGCGAAGCGCTCCATCAGGGGCTGGGAGGAAATGCTGTTCATGGTGTGCCAGAGGGTACTGCAGAACAGGCACTTGCAGgcagagaaaaagaagacgGCGGCAATCAGCACGTCGGTCTTGGTGCTCAGATGGAAATTGGGGTTGAGCGGGTAGAAATAGAAGGCGATCGACAGGACGATTACCAGTCCGATGAGGTGGGACCAAATGTTGACCAGTTCATTCGAGAAGGAAAACGCCGACGAAACGCATTCGACTTTGGATGATGTGAATCGATAGCCTCGGAGGATGTGCGGGTTCACTCGCCACGGGTCGGGCAGATCGGAGTAGGTGATTAGTCGGTTTTCCTGGGCCAGTCGAACGGCCTGATCAATGCTCTCTCGCATGGCATCACGAGCACGGCGAGCTCGTTCCATACCCTCATCAACCACTTCCCGGGCTTGGACGAGTTTCGAGTCCATAGCCTTCCAGCCATCGTCCAAGGTCCCGTAGATTCCGCGGTCGCGGACGGCGTGCGCCCGAGACTCCATTTCCGATAGGAAAGACTCCATCAGGCGCACTCCGGCCTGGGCCTTCTGCTCGAGGGTCTCTTTGGTGGCCAAGGCCTCAATGTAGCGATCCTCGAGCGTTTCCACGAAAAGCTTGGCGCGTTTCTTTCCGCTTCCCATCAATTCCCCCGAGGCCATAGAGCATTGGTCTCTCACGGCTTCTAGCGTGGCATATCCTCGTCGCAGACTGGTGTCAATTTGGACCATATGAGATTTGCGGTACTGTTCGATCCAGTGCATTCGGCGCTCCAATTCGGCCAGGAAGAGTTCGACCTAGAGGATCAAATGAGTCCCAATGCTCGTCAAACTGTTAGAGAAAGAGTACTAACCCTAATAAAGACGGTATCGGCATCCTGGTAGTCGCAGGACAATTTCCGGGAGGCGTGAAAAGAGTGCCGGCGTCGACGATCCCGCAGCAAGGCCGTGTCCTCGCTGGGggtggacgacgacgaggcagcggtggcggAGTTGGACTCCACAGTCATTGACGCTGCCAGAGCCATTGTACCGGCGGGATGTTTCATTTGAGCAGCATCCGACCGTCAATAATATGATCTGGAGGCAGTCCCTGTTGTTGGGAAAAGGATATTGTTGAGGAGGGGCCGGGGAGATCCGAGAGTCGGGGGAGGTCCCGATAATCAGGTAAGAAAACGAATATGTAcagagggaggaggagaataTGCCCAGTTCTGAAGTTATTTAAGGAGTGAAGGAGGGGCAATAAGAATAGTAGTGGGGGGAGTCGTGAGTGTATAGAATGTATGTcgaaaggagagagagagagacagtCAGCCCAACCAGCCGAGCACATGTTCGTTCTGCTGCCGATCGCCGCCCATTTCCCGTTTTCCCCTTCGCCACTTCGCTCATCGTTCAATCTTTGACCCAGACTAATCAGAACACATTctgccatggccatgattAGCGAGATCGTCACCGACGAGTCGCTGCTGCCCGTTCTCGCCACAAGTGCCGACACCCTCGCCCAGTGCCAGCACCTA
Encoded proteins:
- a CDS encoding uncharacterized protein (ID:PFLUO_004250-T1.cds;~source:funannotate) produces the protein MAEQTAKKLKTGSPLIGTHNGHFHADEALAVYLLRLLPSYASSPLVRSRDPAQLETCHTVVDVGGVYDPAINRYDHHQRTFTTTFPQHATKLSSAGLVYMHFGRAIIAQHMSLPQDHADVDLLYEKLYTDFIEAIDANDNGVSVYDPTSVAAVRLEKRFKDGGVTLASIVNDLNNPDPTSPPGEPQDEDSLFGRASTLIGNVFVRKLHHASTSWLPARTTVGSAYSSRREVHSSGRIIVLPQGGVPWKEHLYNFEQESSAEEEVDPAAEVFYVLYPENATEGAKWRVQCVSVSESSFVSRKPLPEAWRGVRDEDLDGVMAAEAEKAGQAKIPSGAVFVHASGFIGGHQTREGAMAMAVRSLEQ
- a CDS encoding uncharacterized protein (ID:PFLUO_004251-T1.cds;~source:funannotate), translating into MESLLDSLLELEEQFYQEGYDLGAADGTEAGYTEGSVFAVEKGFEKFVEMGRLYGKALVWAQRLTEVSHNESTSESDILDPSVCGEMPTLPAHSARLTRNLQTLLELVDPASLDMSNTEEAVNDVDERLKGAAMKAKLIQRAMGEREEMLGARVDAKDMSASGDGSGSIEDISSLNVRR
- a CDS encoding uncharacterized protein (ID:PFLUO_004252-T1.cds;~source:funannotate), with protein sequence MAATDPILPKDGERNILITSALPYVNNVPHLGNVIGSVLSADVFSRYHKACGRRTLYICGTDEYGTATETKALEEKVSPEELCAKYNAIHQEVYKFFDIGFDYFGRTPTQQHTEITQSIFMRLYENGCLAEQTSEQPFCEQHGSFLADRYVEGECPRCHYDDARGDQCDKCGNLIDPFDLIKPRCKLDGAAPVRRETKHVYLLLDKLQPEIEKWVHSAIEKGAWPKNSRVITESWLKEGLKPRGITRDLKWGVPVPLKGYETGKTIYVWFEACIGYPSITANYTKDWEQWWRNPENVQLYQFLGKDNVPFHSVIFPASQLGTKDKWTMLHHLSATEYLNYEGGKFSKSRGVGVFGTTAEQTGVPPDVWRYYLLKNRPETGDTQFEWRSFVEANNSELLAKYGNLVNRVVKIVAAKYDSVIPEFTVPNTEVFNDFLREVTDLTRQYIDEMESVHLRAGVQTAMRIAEAGNGLIQANRLDNALIANEPELAAAVVGTILNLIYLLSSVFAPYMPASSKSILQQLDAPFQLIPSPESIKDGWKPTALKPGHKIGKAQYLFSRIDPKKADEWRDMFGGSQADRKKKEEEAAKLAAKKAASKAKKKEKKDKGQGPAPPSGGVEASAKGGASAERPTVATENNDDEAVEKIADGVSQVTLPTS
- a CDS encoding uncharacterized protein (ID:PFLUO_004253-T1.cds;~source:funannotate), which produces MDQSKKDTNQGLNPEPKNLEDIQAYQKKWDELIKDTDRQIKQIREEERQAALQQAQQQQQQQKGSR
- a CDS encoding uncharacterized protein (ID:PFLUO_004254-T1.cds;~source:funannotate), whose protein sequence is MKVGQQHPQYDDEGTLPLRATVQNATVLLSGALLAALAAFVIWQVSQLRLRGPVLPRPLDTALRWVTAILTWCSRQWFIGSLVTSLVMQMVILPCFEQWRAGDNNPNAPGSRAPILTWNHNNEGPAKWTVAVDDPEALFLTLAAMLGPDRVPMSKLESIMAEHAETTTTTTG
- a CDS encoding uncharacterized protein (ID:PFLUO_004255-T1.cds;~source:funannotate), whose product is MSAEPENPSPAELAARERDEQDRKAREAAEQAQLPYKWTQTIRDVDLTAPIPANIKGRDMEVVLTKTKIRVAIKGQEAIIEGDFPHPVVGDESSWTLETTPTPPGKEVNIHLDKVNKMEWWPHVVTTAPKIDVSKITPENSSLGDLDGETRAMVEKMMYDQRQKETGGMTSDEQKKMDLLKKFQADHPEMDFSNAKMG
- a CDS encoding uncharacterized protein (ID:PFLUO_004256-T1.cds;~source:funannotate), encoding MSFFSNLCGCFVCNHKASPSSSSRREMQVSQGSTHTHSGVPTGRFILSADGDFVRRAVDHEIGTEHGPHAADSGYTNVVPLPQYTARPMSSHEKTLEAHMRDPPVSSSEYSTDEKSRNLYDEEVTSDGSSAISFPSSYGNTSTATRETPPPPYSPRHSAAFSRSRSVSVSSAMAVAINPPPLARVAGVHHGRLARSEADDQSLRRHRRTSWESR
- a CDS encoding uncharacterized protein (ID:PFLUO_004257-T1.cds;~source:funannotate) yields the protein MTMDPTVREVVENAQPRHLPPHRSHDPSNNLKRSDPFMFGSRYLEEGDNVFEFNAWDHVEPDDEFKAYAETQFAKQRETPVSEFDMKRFNGDPAKWWDLFYKNNTANFFKDRKWLRQEFPVLADVTQTDAGRQVVLEVGAGAGNTAFPLLANNQNDQLMVHACDFSKYAVKVMRESEQYDPTHMVADVWDVAGEPSEENGDSLPPGLTEESVDVVILIFIFSALNPDQWNKAMRNIYRVLKPGGQILFRDYGRGDLAQVRFKKNRYMGENFYARGDGTRVYFFDQDQLVNMWSQWTPEKGLPDDDEPRTGDGVFDVLHMGADRRLIVNRQSKLKMYRCWMQGHFRKHGGDVAAVSTTEKSE